A single genomic interval of Candidatus Dependentiae bacterium harbors:
- a CDS encoding CPBP family intramembrane metalloprotease: MLMRTKVFLRLWGACILGSVAVIPYIFSLTDLKGLPAPMSLMAMIKILQDAAFYGVVTWAGVWLCEQVGFRIPFFSEELELKHVSCLIWRSIVCGVCVGMSILSLDLLLPHMGGPRINETTYIELFRGFMASFYGAINEEVLLRLFFLSLFVWILIRIFGQKKRDSWISVSIIISSLLFGIMHLPTAAKLAPLTVSIVARVLFLNGISGIMFGILFTQCGLEAAMIAHFAADILLHVLPAAAMMVFL; the protein is encoded by the coding sequence ATGCTTATGCGGACAAAAGTTTTTTTACGTCTTTGGGGTGCTTGTATTTTAGGCAGCGTTGCAGTCATCCCTTATATCTTTTCGCTTACCGATCTCAAGGGGTTACCTGCGCCCATGTCTCTTATGGCGATGATCAAAATACTTCAAGATGCTGCTTTTTACGGCGTTGTCACTTGGGCTGGTGTATGGCTTTGTGAGCAAGTAGGATTTCGTATACCATTTTTCTCTGAAGAGCTTGAACTCAAGCATGTTTCTTGCTTGATATGGCGATCAATTGTTTGTGGTGTTTGTGTTGGTATGTCTATTTTATCGCTGGACCTTTTATTACCGCATATGGGTGGGCCGCGTATTAACGAAACAACCTACATCGAACTTTTTCGAGGATTTATGGCCTCATTCTATGGAGCAATAAACGAAGAAGTGCTCTTGCGTCTCTTTTTTCTTTCGCTTTTTGTTTGGATTCTTATACGAATTTTTGGGCAAAAAAAGAGAGACTCTTGGATTTCGGTAAGTATTATTATTTCTTCACTTTTATTTGGAATCATGCATCTTCCTACAGCAGCAAAGCTCGCACCACTTACGGTGAGTATTGTGGCAAGAGTTCTTTTTCTCAATGGCATAAGTGGTATTATGTTTGGCATTTTATTTACTCAATGCGGCCTTGAAGCAGCAATGATAGCTCATTTTGCAGCCGACATTTTACTGCATGTTCTTCCTGCAGCAGCAATGATGGTTTTTCTGTAA
- a CDS encoding HD domain-containing protein, with the protein MHDIIQPIKNATHDNFIIEKTIQFVRSQLEGEGTGHDWWHVHRVYSLALRIAQQEQGADIFVVSLGALLHDIADYKFHHGDESVGPRVAGQWLEQCGVQRDVIDQVQEIIKTISFKGAGVATPMRTLEGKIVQDADRLDALGAIGIARCFAYGGSKGNLLHDPEIKPVMHTCFETYKKSKGTSVNHFFEKLFLLKDLMNTKTAKIIAQKRHNVMEQFIKEFLSEWDGNE; encoded by the coding sequence AAATGCTACGCACGATAATTTTATTATAGAAAAAACTATTCAATTCGTTCGTTCTCAGCTTGAAGGAGAAGGAACTGGGCATGATTGGTGGCACGTACATCGTGTTTATTCTTTGGCATTGCGGATTGCGCAACAAGAGCAGGGTGCGGATATTTTTGTTGTAAGCCTTGGTGCACTGCTTCATGATATTGCTGATTATAAGTTTCATCATGGTGATGAATCGGTTGGACCACGTGTTGCTGGTCAGTGGCTTGAGCAGTGTGGTGTTCAGCGCGATGTTATCGATCAGGTTCAAGAAATTATCAAAACAATTTCGTTTAAGGGTGCCGGTGTTGCAACCCCCATGCGCACGCTTGAAGGAAAAATTGTGCAAGATGCGGATCGTCTTGATGCATTAGGGGCAATTGGTATTGCGCGTTGTTTTGCTTATGGCGGGAGTAAGGGAAATCTGCTGCATGATCCAGAAATTAAACCGGTGATGCATACCTGTTTTGAAACTTACAAAAAATCAAAAGGTACCTCGGTTAACCATTTTTTTGAAAAGCTTTTTTTGCTTAAAGATCTCATGAACACTAAAACAGCAAAGATAATTGCTCAGAAACGGCATAATGTTATGGAGCAGTTTATCAAGGAATTTTTGAGTGAATGGGATGGTAATGAGTAA